A part of Brassica rapa cultivar Chiifu-401-42 chromosome A05, CAAS_Brap_v3.01, whole genome shotgun sequence genomic DNA contains:
- the LOC103868506 gene encoding nuclear pore complex protein NUP50A yields the protein MGGDSENAHQPSKKRGALKQLSRENPDADDDDIGSAELESGTFKKASDEVLATRRIVKIKRKEPSPAAASNPFAGIQLLPTAPASGTNAPLAESKVAPAEAVVEDNQKAVDAEDGDEVDSKKVDVKEEESEKTKDKDVDDNQCGKTSEDQVTDAGVDQTVSGVSVAVEGADQTEDHVEKESGGDQTVIKEKKGEASVEAVKNGDDNNNNGSLSSFQQHSSSKNAFTGLAGTQSSGSSFSFGVVSQDGSSGPLYGFGLANSYNTSSLFGASGPSIIKKSEGTGFPPKQEVSTETGEENEKVAFSADSIMFEYLDGGWRERGKGEVKVNVSSNGGKARLVMRAKGNYRLILNASLYPEMKLASMDKKGITFACVNSEGREGLSTFALKFKDPTIVEEFRVAVDKHKESKPVETAPPLKTPENSPTATDAA from the coding sequence ATGGGAGGAGACTCAGAAAACGCTCACCAACCTTCTAAAAAGAGAGGTGCTTTGAAGCAGCTGTCACGTGAGAATCCAgatgctgatgatgatgatattgGTTCAGCTGAACTTGAGAGTGGCACTTTCAAGAAGGCCAGTGATGAGGTGTTGGCCACCAGACGAATTGTCAAAATCAAGCGCAAAGAGCCATCACCAGCTGCAGCTTCCAACCCATTCGCTGGAATTCAATTGCTCCCTACTGCACCTGCTTCGGGAACAAATGCTCCTCTGGCTGAGTCTAAAGTGGCTCCTGCTGAAGCTGTAGTTGAGGACAACCAAAAGGCAGTTGATGCTGAAGACGGCGATGAAGTTGACAGTAAGAAGGTTGATGTCAAAGAGGAAGAGTCTGAAAAGACTAAAGATAAGGATGTTGATGATAATCAGTGTGGAAAGACATCTGAGGACCAAGTCACTGATGCTGGTGTAGACCAGACGGTCTCGGGTGTTAGCGTAGCTGTAGAAGGAGCAGATCAAACTGAGGATCATGTTGAGAAGGAATCAGGAGGTGATCAGACtgtgataaaagaaaaaaaaggcgAAGCAAGCGTTGAAGCAGTTAAGAACGgtgatgataataataataacggCTCTTTGAGTTCGTTCCAGCAGCACTCAAGTAGCAAAAACGCATTCACCGGACTTGCCGGCACACAGTCCTCTGGTTCTTCCTTCTCATTTGGTGTCGTTTCTCAGGATGGTAGTTCTGGACCTCTCTACGGCTTTGGCCTCGCAAACAGCTACAACACTTCTTCCCTCTTCGGTGCGTCTGGACCTTCCATTATCAAGAAGAGCGAAGGCACTGGGTTTCCTCCAAAGCAAGAGGTTTCCACAGAAACAGGAGAAGAGAACGAGAAAGTCGCCTTCTCAGCTGACTCGATCATGTTTGAATATCTTGATGGAGGGTGGAGAGAGCGTGGCAAAGGAGAAGTCAAGGTCAACGTCTCCAGCAATGGCGGTAAAGCAAGGCTGGTTATGAGAGCTAAAGGAAACTACAGGTTGATCCTAAACGCGAGTCTCTACCCGGAGATGAAACTTGCCAGCATGGACAAGAAAGGAATCACGTTCGCTTGTGTGAATAGTGAAGgcagagaaggtctctctacgTTTGCACTCAAGTTCAAAGATCCAACAATCGTTGAAGAGTTTCGTGTAGCTGTTGACAAACATAAAGAAAGTAAACCAGTAGAAACGGCTCCTCCGCTGAAGACACCTGAGAACTCTCCAACAGCTACAGATGCTGCCTGA
- the LOC103868505 gene encoding beta-D-glucopyranosyl abscisate beta-glucosidase: MVKFERVPLLLGLVLVLTLVVAKASEPVCRQAEKFSRASFPEGFLWGTATAAFQVEGAVDEGCRGPSMWDTFTKKYPHRCQNHNADVAVDFYHRYKEDIKLMRDLNTDAFRLSIAWPRIFPHGRMSKGISKQGVQFYHDLIDELLKNKITPLVTVFHWDTPQDLEDEYGGFLSGNIVKDFTEYANFTFHEYGHKVKNWITFNEPWVFSRAGYDVGKKAPGRCSPYIQEWGKHCEDGRSGFEAYQVSHNLLLAHAYSVEAFRACKQCAGGKIGIAHSPAWFEPADLESVGAPIERVLDFILGWHLHPTTYGDYPQSMKDRIGHRLPKFTEAEKRILKNSADFVGMNYYTSVFGANMQNGDSKTPSWTTDSLVQWESKTVDGYKIGSKPAGGKLDVYSRGMRKLLKYIKDNYGDPEIMITENGYGEDLGDLHNDVATGTNDHNRKYYLQRHLLSLHEAICDDKVNVTGYYVWSLMDNFEWQDGYKARFGLYYIDFLNNLTRHQKVSGKWYADFLKPGFPTSKIVREEL, translated from the exons ATGGTGAAGTTCGAGAGGGTTCCTTTACTGTTAGGGTTAGTTCTGGTTCTAACTTTGGTCGTAGCCAAAGCCAGTGAACCTGTCTGTCGTCAAGCTGAGAAGTTTAGCAGAGCTAGCTTTCCTGAAGGTTTCCTTTGGGGAACCGCAACCGCAGCGTTCCAG GTTGAAGGAGCTGTTGATGAGGGCTGCAGAGGTCCAAGCATGTGGGACACTTTCACTAAGAAATACCCAC ATAGATGCCAAAATCATAACGCTGATGTCGCTGTTGATTTCTATCATCGTTACAAG GAAGATATCAAGTTGATGAGAGACCTCAACACTGATGCTTTTAGACTTTCTATTGCGTGGCCTAGAATTTTTCCGC ATGGAAGAATGTCAAAGGGAATCAGCAAACAAGGAGTCCAATTCTATCACGACCTCATCGATGAGCTTCTTAAAAACA AGATTACTCCACTGGTAACAGTCTTTCACTGGGATACTCCTCAAGACTTAGAAGATGAATACGGTGGTTTCTTGAGCGGTAACATTGT GAAAGATTTCACGGAATATGCAAACTTTACTTTCCACGAATACGGACACAAAGTGAAAAACTGGATCACATTCAATGAGCCATGGGTGTTTAGTCGTGCCGGTTACGACGTCGGAAAGAAAGCTCCGGGACGTTGTTCACCATACATTCAAGAATGGGGAAAGCATTGTGAAGATGGACGCTCAGGATTCGAAGCTTATCAAGTCAGCCACAACTTACTCTTGGCTCATGCTTATTCCGTTGAAGCCTTCAGAGCATGCAAACAG TGTGCTGGAGGTAAAATTGGAATTGCACACAGTCCAGCTTGGTTCGAACCAGCTGACCTTGAGAGTGTTGGAGCTCCCATTGAACGTGTGCTTGATTTCATCCTGGGAtg gCATTTGCATCCAACAACTTACGGAGACTATCCACAGTCGATGAAAGATCGCATTGGTCATAGATTGCCAAAGTTCACTGAAGCTGAAAAGAGAATCCTAAAGAACTCTGCAGATTTTGTTGGAATGAATTATTATACATCAGTGTTTGGAGCTAATATGCAGAACGGTGATTCTAAGACCCCGAGTTGGACGACAGACTCTCTTGTTCAATGGGAAAGTAAGACTGTGGATGGATACAAGATTGGTAGCAAG CCTGCTGGTGGTAAGCTGGATGTGTATTCAAGAGGAATGAGGAAGCTTTTGAAGTACATCAAGGACAACTATGGTGACCCAGAAATTATGATCACTGAGAATG GATATGGAGAGGATCTTGGAGACCTCCACAATGACGTTGCAACTGGAACAAATGATCACAACAGGAAATATTATCTTCAGAGGCATCTCTTGAGTTTGCACGAAGCCATTTG cgACGACAAGGTGAACGTAACGGGATACTATGTGTGGTCTTTGATGGACAACTTTGAGTGGCAAGATGGTTACAAGGCTAGGTTCGGGCTTTACTACATCGATTTCCTAAATAATTTGACCCGTCACCAGAAAGTTTCAGGCAAATGGTATGCTGATTTTCTTAAGCCGGGATTTCCAACTTCCAAGATAGTGAGGGAAGAACTCTAA